The Henckelia pumila isolate YLH828 chromosome 2, ASM3356847v2, whole genome shotgun sequence genome includes a window with the following:
- the LOC140883140 gene encoding formin-like protein 8 has product MATKTVVQAVVITATISLILAGILAYFVYRFMKTRRTEKNKMGCSSFRREATTAVPCIEFRQHGRALKGVIVDEEGLDVLYLRRFEEGHFSGCFSKVWCNPLDEELERMESRGDKANNTCEPIQEVPLLQETRSGYNFTVTSTIRVSSNGLPVTSDLDAPGPVSKYESITQSPLPPPPARMGPIPPPPTESHAPLPPPPPPPPPPPQLAPPAPPLLPKKRYLKPPPVPPGPPKLKPVAPPPPANRKGQIGQHKPPVPTKEMGSSHVRVETSSIEQENGGVQMKLKPLHWDKVTANVDHSMVWNEINDGSFRFDDDLIESLFGYTTTSQKSDDRSNRPTSQARSNTVVSSQIFLLDPRKSQNTAIVLKSLAISRQEILDSLLDGRGLNPDTLEKLTKICPTRDEITKIIQFDGNPTKLADAESFLYHILKPVPSAFLRFNAMLFRSSYDSDILHLKESLQTLELGCKELRTGGIFFKLLEAILKAGNRMNAGTARGNAQGFNLSALRRLSDVKSSDGKTTLLHFVVEQVMRSEGKRHLISRKSKGDSFDHESDSKNSREDRDGENLLAGLSIVGNLSAAFVNVKKAAAIDYESFINMRSILTAKVEENKQLLAHCRDESGGFLNEMKGFLEDCEEELKVVREEETRIMEVVLKTTVYFQAGASKDKGTNPLQLFVIVKDFLVMVDQVCAEITKKLQTKKVITARSSPPSSPTPRSPMRFQSLQAYLMSQRHETSSSDSEDDF; this is encoded by the exons ATGGCTACAAAGACAGTCGTTCAAGCTGTAGTGATCACAGCGACAATTAGTCTAATCCTAGCTGGTATACTAGCCTATTTCGTGTATAGATTCATGAAAACTCGACGaaccgagaaaaataaaatgggGTGTTCTAGTTTTCGAAGAGAGGCCACGACTGCTGTGCCGTGCATAGAATTTAGGCAGCATGGTAGAGCATTGAAAGGAGTTATTGTTGATGAAGAGGGATTGGATGTGCTGTATTTACGGAGATTCGAAGAGGGGCATTTTTCGGGTTGTTTTTCGAAGGTTTGGTGTAATCCTTTAGACGAGGAACTTGAAAGAATGGAGAGTAGAGGGGATAAGGCTAATAATACATGTGAGCCAATTCAAGAAGTCCCGTTGCTTCAAGAAACAAGAAGTGGATATAATTTTACAGTGACTAGTACTATTCGAGTGAGTTCGAATGGTTTACCTGTAACATCTGATTTGGATGCACCAGGCCCTGTTTCAAAATATGAAAGCATAACACAGTCGCCGCTGCCTCCTCCACCAGCAAGAATGGGGCCAATCCCTCCACCACCAACAGAGTCACATGCCCCACTTCCGCCTCCGCCACCacctccaccaccaccaccacagCTGGCGCCACCAGCTCCGCCACTTTTACCTAAGAAGAGATACCTTAAGCCACCACCAGTACCACCAGGTCCACCAAAGTTGAAACCTGTGGCGCCACCTCCACCAGCAAACAGAAAGGGCCAAATTGGACAACATAAACCACCAGTGCCTACAAAAGAAATGGGGAGCAGTCATGTGAGAGTTGAAACTTCATCCATAGAGCAAGAAAATGGAGGGGTTCAAATGAAACTGAAACCATTACACTGGGACAAGGTTACTGCTAATGTGGATCATTCAATGGTCTGGAATGAAATCAATGATGGATCTTTCAG GTTTGATGATGACCTCATAGAATCACTCTTTGGTTACACAACCACCAGCCAGAAATCAGATGATAGAAGTAACAGACCTACGAGTCAAGCCCGTTCTAACACCGTTGTATCCTCTCAAATATTCCTCCTGGATCCAAGAAAATCCCAGAATACAGCAATTGTTCTCAAGTCTCTAGCAATATCTCGACAAGAAATCCTAGATTCTCTCTTGGATGGCCGAGGACTGAACCCTGATACCCTTGAAAAACTAACCAAGATTTGCCCCACAAGAGAtgaaataaccaaaatcattcAATTTGATGGAAACCCCACAAAACTAGCTGATGCCGAGTCCTTCCTATATCACATATTGAAGCCTGTTCCATCTGCATTTCTTCGTTTCAATGCGATGCTTTTCAGGTCATCCTATGACTCTGACATATTGCATCTCAAGGAGTCTCTGCAGACTCTTGAGTTAGGATGTAAGGAGTTGAGAACTGGTGGGATTTTCTTCAAACTCCTTGAAGCCATTCTCAAGGCTGGCAACCGAATGAATGCAGGAACTGCTAGAGGAAATGCTCAGGGATTCAATCTAAGTGCCCTTCGAAGATTATCCGATGTGAAAAGCTCAGATGGAAAGACTACTCTGTTGCACTTTGTAGTTGAACAAGTCATGCGTTCTGAAGGTAAACGACATCTGATCAGTAGGAAAAGTAAAGGAGACAGCTTCGATCATGAATCAGATTCCAAGAATTCAAGAGAAGACAGAGATGGGGAGAATCTATTGGCAGGATTATCAATAGTAGGAAACTTGAGTGCTGCGTTTGTTAATGTCAAGAAAGCAGCCGCAATAGACTACGAAAGCTTCATCAACATGCGTTCAATTCTTACAGCCAAAGTTGAAGAAAACAAACAACTTCTGGCACACTGCAGGGATGAATCAGGAGGATTCTTAAACGAAATGAAAGGGTTTTTAGAGGATTGTGAGGAGGAACTTAAAGTGGTGAGGGAGGAAGAAACAAGAATAATGGAGGTCGTCTTGAAAACAACTGTTTATTTTCAAGCCGGAGCTTCTAAAGACAAAGGAACAAATCCCCTTCAACTATTTGTCATTGTGAAGGATTTCTTGGTTATGGTCGATCAAGTTTGTGCTGAAATCACGAAGAAACTGCAAACAAAGAAGGTGATCACCGCGCGTTCATCGCCTCCATCATCACCTACACCAAGGTCTCCTATGAGATTTCAAAGCTTGCAAGCATATTTGATGTCACAAAGGCATGAAACCAGTTCAAGCGATTCAGAGGACGATTTCTGA